From Paenibacillus graminis, a single genomic window includes:
- a CDS encoding aminotransferase class I/II-fold pyridoxal phosphate-dependent enzyme, giving the protein MDSLTYSSSKRSWRSEKLSRLGSSIFAEVAAWKGEAAKSGLDVIDLGIGSPDQAPAPEIRRVLSEAVLRENSYSYPSSKGSPAFRRQAAAWMEARFGVKVDSDDEVVALMGSQDGLAHLALAVCNPGDLAIVPDPGYPIYAGSLAIAGVKAWTLPLLEQNAFVPDLDSIPDGVWQEAVFILLSFPGNPISTTVDLAYMEKLITLARKWNVLVIHDLAYSEMGFDGYKPVSILQGPGALDTAVEFHSFSKSFNMAGCRIGFMTGNREAVGALRELKSNVDYGVFDPIQEAAVAALELAMKAGENQGVAPLYERRRDVFIAALAQQGWAVPNPKATMFIWAPLPDAYGAGQEEGSSRSFARDLLLKTGVAVIPGDAFGEQGNGFVRIALVEEERRLLEAARRIGEYLRRIG; this is encoded by the coding sequence GTGGACTCGTTGACGTATAGCAGTTCCAAACGAAGCTGGAGATCGGAGAAGTTGTCCCGTCTCGGTTCCTCGATATTTGCGGAAGTGGCAGCATGGAAAGGGGAGGCGGCCAAATCAGGACTGGACGTGATCGATCTGGGGATCGGCAGTCCGGACCAGGCGCCCGCTCCGGAAATCCGGCGGGTTTTAAGTGAAGCCGTACTCAGAGAGAATAGCTATTCCTATCCGTCGTCCAAAGGAAGCCCGGCTTTCCGCAGGCAGGCAGCGGCCTGGATGGAAGCAAGGTTTGGTGTAAAGGTGGATTCCGACGATGAGGTCGTGGCACTCATGGGCTCGCAGGATGGGCTCGCACATTTGGCGCTTGCCGTCTGCAATCCGGGTGATCTGGCGATCGTACCTGACCCTGGTTATCCGATTTACGCCGGTTCACTCGCAATAGCCGGTGTGAAGGCGTGGACGCTGCCTCTGCTGGAGCAGAACGCCTTCGTCCCTGATTTGGACAGCATTCCGGACGGGGTATGGCAAGAGGCGGTATTTATTCTGCTCAGTTTCCCCGGCAATCCCATCTCAACAACGGTGGATCTGGCCTATATGGAGAAATTAATTACGCTGGCCCGCAAATGGAATGTGCTGGTCATTCACGACCTGGCTTATTCGGAAATGGGTTTTGACGGGTATAAGCCTGTAAGTATATTGCAGGGCCCGGGCGCCTTGGATACCGCGGTTGAGTTCCATTCCTTCTCCAAAAGCTTCAACATGGCCGGCTGCCGGATTGGCTTCATGACCGGCAACCGTGAGGCAGTTGGAGCGCTGAGAGAACTTAAGAGCAATGTGGATTATGGCGTATTTGACCCGATCCAGGAGGCGGCGGTTGCTGCCCTGGAGCTGGCGATGAAAGCCGGGGAGAACCAGGGCGTTGCCCCGCTGTATGAACGGCGCCGGGACGTGTTCATTGCGGCATTGGCTCAGCAAGGTTGGGCGGTTCCGAATCCCAAAGCGACAATGTTTATCTGGGCGCCACTGCCTGACGCTTACGGTGCCGGACAAGAAGAGGGAAGCTCACGCAGCTTCGCACGTGACCTTTTACTGAAGACAGGAGTAGCAGTCATTCCTGGAGACGCTTTTGGAGAACAAGGGAACGGATTTGTCCGCATTGCGCTGGTAGAAGAAGAAAGGCGGCTCTTGGAAGCCGCCCGTAGAATAGGGGAGTACCTGCGTAGAATAGGTTAA
- a CDS encoding TetR/AcrR family transcriptional regulator — MDRRIQKSRQAIIDAFMRLMSEKEFESITINQIAEEANVNRGTVYLHFKDKYDLRDQHLEAQINQLLHHCMSEDNMVHLPSKTTLLRTFEYLEQHASFYSLMLTSKGSTVFRNQVETMFRQRLSEHLDSINLDGELNRDITVQFLTSAAVGVLEWWIIRAMPYPAPVMVEQIWNLLNQGVEGHQQGAISD, encoded by the coding sequence ATGGACAGGCGTATTCAAAAATCGAGGCAAGCGATTATTGATGCTTTTATGAGGCTGATGTCAGAAAAGGAATTCGAGAGCATAACGATCAATCAAATTGCTGAGGAAGCGAATGTCAACCGGGGAACGGTGTATCTGCATTTCAAAGACAAGTACGATCTGCGCGATCAACACTTGGAAGCTCAAATTAACCAGTTGCTACATCATTGTATGTCTGAAGATAATATGGTTCATCTCCCTTCCAAAACCACACTATTACGCACGTTTGAATATTTGGAGCAGCATGCTTCGTTCTATTCCTTAATGCTGACGAGCAAGGGAAGCACGGTTTTTCGAAACCAAGTGGAGACAATGTTCCGGCAAAGACTGAGCGAGCATCTGGATTCGATCAACCTCGATGGGGAACTGAACAGGGACATTACGGTGCAATTTTTAACTTCAGCGGCAGTGGGTGTATTGGAATGGTGGATTATCCGTGCGATGCCATATCCGGCACCGGTCATGGTGGAACAGATTTGGAATTTGCTGAATCAAGGTGTCGAAGGACACCAACAGGGTGCTATTTCCGATTAA
- a CDS encoding SDR family oxidoreductase, which translates to MKLTGNTIFITGGGSGIGRALAEALHNLGNKVIISGRSKERLEETINANPGISAVELNVQDPASIEAAAKQLIEEHPDLNVLINNAGIIHSDDAAGVIDEDVLVSTVKTNLLGPIRMTSALIEHLKSKEEAVVINTTSILGFMPLAATAVYSATKAALHTYTLSQRYMLKDTPVKVLEIVPPWVQSNNNEPRAMPLASFIEAAIKVLGTDTDEVLVEEAKMFRNNPGPNEGVLVTQFNDSMKSQPPKIH; encoded by the coding sequence ATGAAACTAACAGGAAACACGATTTTCATTACAGGCGGCGGTTCGGGAATTGGACGTGCGTTAGCAGAAGCTCTTCACAATCTTGGGAATAAAGTTATTATCTCCGGCCGGAGTAAAGAGCGTCTGGAGGAGACAATCAACGCGAATCCCGGCATATCCGCAGTGGAATTGAATGTACAAGATCCTGCCAGCATAGAGGCGGCCGCTAAGCAGTTAATCGAAGAACACCCGGATTTAAATGTCTTGATTAACAACGCCGGCATCATCCACTCCGATGACGCGGCGGGTGTGATTGATGAGGATGTTTTGGTTTCGACAGTCAAGACAAACTTGCTTGGACCAATTCGTATGACTTCTGCATTGATCGAGCATTTGAAGTCCAAAGAAGAAGCGGTTGTCATCAACACGACTTCGATACTTGGATTTATGCCATTAGCGGCGACTGCTGTATATTCCGCGACGAAGGCAGCACTTCATACCTATACACTGTCCCAACGGTACATGCTTAAAGACACACCGGTAAAAGTATTAGAAATTGTGCCGCCATGGGTTCAAAGCAACAACAATGAACCGCGTGCGATGCCCCTTGCGTCATTCATTGAAGCAGCGATAAAGGTACTTGGTACGGATACAGACGAAGTGCTGGTTGAAGAAGCAAAAATGTTTCGAAATAACCCTGGCCCGAACGAAGGTGTTTTGGTGACCCAGTTTAACGATTCGATGAAGTCCCAACCTCCAAAGATTCATTGA
- a CDS encoding cation diffusion facilitator family transporter: MEQTSESLGSLIRKGNKSSGSAAIGNTCIAVVKAAAFALTGSGSMFATMMHSIADAVNQMFVFTGSVLAEKRPTRRFPDGFGRVINLFCMVAVIVVTIMAYETMLEGFHLLKHPAEESGGYWINVIVLLLSIGADGFVWVKAMNEVLHESRIEAKGFRKFTASLKNVKRAAPPTRLVFYEDLVATSGGALAMLAVLVTAFTSFKLLDGVSSILIAFMMIGVAFRVGYDNMVGLIGVAAPPEIEDRVARIIFDDPQVTDIYQMRILQEGRYYHVEGLIELKKGMTLADADDIKFKVRDKLLADPHISDVTLGILEDNGIRNWEPQTEG, from the coding sequence ATGGAACAAACCAGTGAATCGCTTGGAAGCTTAATCCGCAAAGGCAACAAATCGTCGGGCTCGGCCGCGATCGGCAATACCTGCATTGCCGTCGTCAAAGCCGCCGCGTTCGCGCTCACCGGCAGTGGCTCAATGTTCGCCACGATGATGCATTCAATCGCCGATGCAGTGAACCAGATGTTCGTGTTTACCGGAAGTGTACTCGCTGAGAAAAGGCCGACCCGCCGTTTCCCGGACGGCTTCGGCCGTGTCATTAACCTGTTCTGTATGGTAGCCGTGATTGTCGTGACCATTATGGCTTATGAAACGATGCTGGAAGGCTTCCATTTGCTGAAGCATCCGGCGGAGGAATCGGGTGGCTATTGGATCAATGTGATCGTACTGCTGCTTTCCATCGGTGCAGATGGATTTGTCTGGGTGAAGGCGATGAATGAAGTGTTGCATGAATCCAGAATCGAAGCCAAAGGATTTAGGAAATTCACCGCATCGCTTAAAAATGTAAAAAGAGCCGCACCTCCGACCCGCCTGGTTTTTTATGAAGATCTGGTGGCCACAAGCGGTGGGGCACTGGCGATGCTCGCCGTGCTGGTGACCGCCTTTACCAGTTTCAAGCTGCTTGACGGCGTGTCCAGCATTCTGATTGCCTTTATGATGATCGGAGTTGCTTTTCGCGTGGGATATGACAATATGGTCGGGCTTATCGGTGTAGCTGCCCCTCCGGAGATTGAAGACCGGGTTGCCCGGATCATCTTCGACGATCCGCAGGTGACGGATATTTACCAGATGCGTATTTTGCAGGAGGGGCGGTATTATCACGTCGAAGGTCTGATTGAGCTGAAGAAGGGGATGACCCTGGCTGATGCGGATGATATCAAATTCAAGGTCAGAGACAAACTGCTGGCTGATCCGCATATCTCGGATGTGACACTCGGAATTCTGGAGGATAATGGCATCCGCAACTGGGAGCCGCAGACGGAAGGTTAA
- a CDS encoding VOC family protein — MTHAQPGISTFLMFEGQAEEAMNFYISLFDRSEVTSIKRYGPGEAGAEGTVMHASFTIKGASFMCIDSHVKHGFSFTPSISLYVNCASEAELDTVFEQLSQGGNVLMPLGEYPFSRKFGWVADRFGVTWQLNLPDPE, encoded by the coding sequence ATGACCCATGCACAACCAGGGATCAGCACATTTCTGATGTTTGAAGGACAGGCTGAAGAGGCGATGAATTTCTATATTTCATTGTTCGACCGTTCAGAAGTAACCAGCATTAAGCGTTATGGCCCAGGTGAAGCCGGAGCAGAGGGAACGGTGATGCATGCTTCATTTACGATTAAGGGAGCTTCCTTCATGTGCATTGATAGCCATGTGAAGCACGGCTTCTCTTTCACACCTTCTATTTCACTGTATGTCAATTGTGCGAGTGAAGCAGAGCTTGATACTGTTTTTGAACAACTATCTCAAGGGGGCAATGTTCTGATGCCTTTAGGCGAATACCCCTTCAGCCGCAAATTCGGATGGGTGGCCGACCGGTTCGGCGTAACCTGGCAGCTCAACCTGCCGGACCCGGAGTAA